From Anastrepha obliqua isolate idAnaObli1 chromosome 3, idAnaObli1_1.0, whole genome shotgun sequence:
cAATATAAGACTGGACAGTACCACAGCGCAGAGAAAATGCTTAAATCTCTTGGTAACGTACAAGcgcattaagaaaagaaataattcttCCGGTAGAGAAGCTACATCCTGGAGGTATTTTGAGGACTTCGGCGAAGTTTATGGTACAAGGCACTCAATGACTCCTCCAACAGCAAATTATTAAAGTGAaactataaattattaattttaataaaacttataaaacctTACTTTAAAAGTGGCCCAATTCATTCGGAAATGGGAATAGAAAATGTCCTCGGGAAACgactttattgttttaataaacgatttgtttttaggtatttttctttttaaagacaAACATTTGTACCTAAACGTTTTTCTCTTTGACTTCAATagccttctttttcttaaatttaaagaaaatctatCTTTTCTTTGCTCACAAATTTCGTCTAGTGTTagattcagcaaaatttcaattttagtattatacgcgttcaaaaatgcaaacaaacgtatttgcaaattgtcaaaaattgtataagaagTATCAAATGTCAAACTTGCAGTGTTGCCACTGATGCTTATGCTGCAAGTCATGTTGCATTTACGAACACAGCCCCACTCAATCATCAATCAACACAACAGCAATAGATAGAAATCGATCCCTAAACTACCTAGGTTTAAAAAATCACTTGTGGTTATaacattaaactttttttccgaATCTTAGCAGGATATTTATTCAGACCGTAACGTCTATCgtacggccaccgtagccgaattggttgatgcgtgactaccattcgagagtgcgtaggttcgaatctccgtgcatgaaaaacCAAAGTGAtagaaagtgttttctaatagcggacgccTCACGGCAGGCAATGTTAAACAatggtatttctgccaagaaaaagctcttcataaaaaaccgtaggtacctccattcgtggaacaacacgaagacgcacgccacaaataggaggaagagctctgccaaacacctaacagaagtgtacgcgtcaattattcatttattttatttaacgtcTATCGTGAGGATGCCATTCGGACCTGCTCACACTCGTTTTAGGCTTATTACGGTTTTATGCGACCCATTACTATCCTTAAATGGCGTCTGCAAACAAATGAcagtaaattacaaaaacaaaaaaaaacttaatttttctccCATTTATTACACATGCAGATGAAGAATGTTCATTGTTGATGttatatttattgtattgtatttatatacgtCTTTTTAATTGAATACTTTAATTAGTGTtgacaaatactttttaaagcacataaaaaatggtttttgcatattgttTAAATATCTATTGAATAAGTTGACATTGAGAGTTCATATTTCAAATAGTAGTGATATTCTATATGGTTTCGGTATGATTTAATggatttctattaaaatattgATTTCTTGCTATTTTCATTGCTGGAGTTTATTGTAATCGCCGATAATAAAGTGTGTGCTTCAGTTTCGTCAGCCTTCGATTGTTCTTCAACATAACCCACTTTTCTGCAACTTTCCACAATTGTATGCAGTTATATCCAATCCACttattttatgtatgcatgtatgtaaatacaaacaTAATGCAATTTGAACcgcttaaattttataattttgtatgaccaccagtttttttttatattctaacaACAATTTGTTAATTACATTAAAGTGGGTTAAGAAAATTATCTCATATAGATGTagcttgtcaaaaaaaatattattttttttggtagtcaTTTTAATCGGTATGGTGTCAAACAGCTTTGCTTTAGGTTTTGTAGAGCGCAAAAGTGAAGTGCTGGTGTAGTTATAATTTCAAATCTATTACTAAAGgctaaaagtaaatttttaacagtaaaaattgattttaatagTTAAGATCTGTATTTCGATTCTGGTTACCactaaacatatacatacgcaAATTGCATGTTTATATAAGACATgagataaaattttaaaattaaatagtaggaaaaatatgtatattaaaagtaACAAACGTAAAATTATTGGTATAATTGTTTAATTGTTTGTTGCATTGCTGCCAGAAGTGTTCGACAATTGTCCGGGTACGGAAAATTGTGGTCTAAATGCAGCGAAATTTCCTGCTGGACCACCAGCAAAGGCTGGCAAAGTAGTGCCTTGGAAACCGGCTGGGAACTGAGCCATTAGTTgggctgtaaaaaaaaaaccaataattgaaatgaagagcaaaataaaatcactttttacatACCCGCATTTGATGAGTTGCCTGCTGTGGCAGCCAATCGGGAAAGTATTGAGCGTTCAGACATCTGTAGGCGCTGCGCAACAGGCGGTATACGCGCCAATGTGGCTGGCAGGCGCGAAACGTCGCTCTTCATGTCGGACAATAACTCCTCTAGCTGGTTGAGGACTTTGTGAAGTACAGCATTGGCTGGCTTATTGCCGGCCAACGATTCCTTGCTTAAGTGCTGATGCGACTCGGCAAGACATTCGACTTCGGCGAAACGTGCGTTTAATGACATCGCCGGATGATTGGGATCTTGCGCCAAATTGAGGAATGCCGCGCGTCGCAATTGCTCCTCTATAACCAATGCTTgctctagtagtttaaaacggCGCGCCAAAAACTTGTTCTTGATCTCTAAGAAATTGCCTTTACCGACGTCCATTTTGAAAGGTTCATTGATAATGGCAAAACGGATGTCATTTTGAATGTCTTGCCAACGCCCATATCCATGTGTCACAATACCTGCCAGCAGCCAATAGTCATGCCGACGATGCCAAATTTCATACTCACGCCCCGGTACGGCGGCCTTCTCCTCGTTCAGCCATAGTGTGTGCAGTTCGGTGAATCCACCATCGGCAATATTGAACATAAATTTGCGCTTCAACACTTCAAGACTCTCTTCAATCTTCGGCTTTTGCTCTTTAGCATTGCTGCTGCCGGTGCCAATAGAGCCACTCGATGTATTGGCCGATGTAGTGGGCTTTTCCAACTCCCCATCTTCCTTCACAATCATCacgtcatcatcatcgtcatcaatAATTGTGGTGGTTGGCTCCTCCTTAGGCTTATGTTCTGGCTTACTTTCTTCCTTAATAGTTTTACTAGCATCTTCCTTcgaatcctttgtgtcttttgTCGAGGCAGTGTTGTCGCCTTCTTTTTTCACTTCACTACCATCACTCGTTTCTACTTTGACATCCTTTCCAAGCTCACCACCAGGTTTATCCGTTTCTTCGCTTTTTTCGAATTTCACATCACCGCTTGATGAAGAGACCTCAACCTTTTGTTCATCCTTTGTCTCATTGCTCAATTCAGGCTTCTGCTCGTTATCGCCGCTTAACGTAGTGCCCATCTCgttctctttttcttttttgttttcatcattAACCACTCCTCCGCTGACGCCAGCCTTGTCCTCCCCTTTTTCGGATGCCGGAGCTGGGCTGGGTGCTGCACTGGTAGCCGGAGTAGCGCTAGTACTGGTCGTGGCGCTTTTGTCTTCTGTTGCTTTTGAAGCTTCAGTCTCTGCTCCTGCTGCAGCTGGTTGACCATCCATTAACTTTGGGAGACCACCGATTTGTCCGCGTACTGGCTCACACGGCTTTAATATTAACTCTGGCATGCTATAGTAGCCATTGATGTGTTCAAACTCTTGCACCTTCTTACGTATCAACGACATAACACCAATGCGTGTCAAAACATGCTGGCGAGATAAACCTTCACGCGGTACACCGTCAGCAAAAGCTTCAGCATTATCGGCGCCCGGCTCGCAAAGGTGGCGCATAAATAGCGAGACGTAAGCCTTAAAGTTGCGTTCGGATTTACCACGCAAGTCACGTACCAGCCACTGCGAGTTGAAAGCATCCTGTGGGGGCATGCCAAAACGCATGATGGCGTTCAAGAAACTCTTACGCTGACGCGCATTAAAGCCCAACACTTCAATATTACCGCCTACACGCGCCAATAAAGGCGGTAGTGGACGATCGTCGCGACGCTCTACGCGACGTTTGGCTTTACGACCATCTATAGCACCATTCTGTTCATCGAAGTCGTCATCGCCTCCATCCTCATCTGAACCGGCCGAGTAATCTGAATTGTATTCGGAGGCATTGTCTTGCCAATTTCCGTCGTCTCGAGTCGTGTCCGCTGGCACAACACCACCATCTGTGTAGTTGACTTGCTTGCGTACACGTTTGCCTTTACCGAGAGTGCGACTCACATCTTCCTGATGTTGTTCATAGTGGTGACGCAACAACTTCACCCAATACGCCGGATCAGAGTTTTCTGCTTCTTGCTTAATGATTTCggtttcctcttcttcatcCTCTTCTTTTGTCGCATACGAAGCTACCTTGAATGAGGACAAGTACTCATTAGCCCAGGATTCTTTTTCTTCAATACCACGATTCGAACGATCAAGCAACTCAGCAACTGCCTTGTCATCATAGTGAATTGCCTCTTCTTTATCACCATCCTCTTTGAAAAGTTCTTCAGTGCCGAAACGTAAAATATCATCCAATTCTTGTTTGGTGAAATTCGCACCTTTACCGCCCATGCCAGGACGTACCACCAAATGGGTCAACATCATTTTGCGTTTCGCCACCTGTGTCACACGCTCCTCCACAGAATTACGTGTCACAAAGCGATAGATCATCACTTTATTTGCTTGTCCAATACGATGAGCGCGCGAAAATGCTTGAATATCATTATGAGGATTCCAATCGGAATCATAGATAATGACTGTGTCTGCTGTAGCCAAATTAATACCCAAACCACCAGCGCGCGTACTGAGCAAAAAAACGAACTGTTGAGCACCGGGCGCGTTAAAACGATCAATAGCCTCCTGACGCAAATTACCTGTGATACCACCATCGATGCGCTCATATTTGTAGCCCTCGCCCTCAAGGAAGTCTTCCAGTATATCTAACATTTTTGTCATCTGAGAAAAGATTAGCACACGGTGCCCTTGTTCCTTTAACTGCTTTAGCATTTTGGACAGCAACACCAGCTTGCCTGCGGCCTTGGTTAGAGAATTTATTTCATACATCCCACCTGCGGTCGTTAGTGCTTCTTCGGCAGCGGAGGGAAACAAATAGGGATGGTTGCAACATTTCTTTAGGTCCATCATTACGTTAATCAGCGAGCAGGAGTTACCGCCGCTCTTTGAATTAAGTGCCTCGTAGTTTTTCGTCAAAATGAACTTATAGAATTTCTTTTGCATAGCCGAAAGTTCTACACGCACAATAAACTCTGATTTCGAGGGCATATTCTTGAGCACATCAGCTTTGAGGCGACGCAACATGTGTGGCCCAAGCATTTCATGCAAACGCTTCACCTGCTCTTCTTTCGACACATCTGCGAATTCGTTCTGGAAAGCATTCAAATCACTAAACTTGTCTCGACTAAGGAAATTCAGCAAATGAAACAGTTCCTCCAGATTATTCTGCAACGGTGTGCCAGTCAGCAGCATTCTATATGCAATGTTGTAACTGTTTAATATGcggaaaaatttactttgattgCTCTTCAAACGATGTGCCTCATCCACGACCAGCACCGCCCAATCAATGGATCCCAGACAAGCAGCGTCCATGGAAATTAATTCGTAGCTGGTCAACAGAACGTTGAATTTAAATTGAGTTGTGCGCAGGCGCGATGCTTTGCCGCCGCGTATGGCACCCTCTTCAAAGGATAGCTCATTCTCACGTATAACGGCACGCGAATCCTTGTCGCCCACATAGGTGATGCAATAAAAGTCTGGCGCCCACAATTCAAATTCACGCTCCCAATTAATGATGGTCGAGAGCGGCACAGCGACTAAGAATGGACCTTTGCAATGGCCTTCTTTATAtaatgaatacaaaaatgttACTGTTTGGATTGTCTTTCCGAGACCCATCTCATCGGCTAGTATAGTATCGATACCTTGGCCCCATGAGTACCGTAGCCAATTAATGCCTTCGATCTGATAGGGATGCAATTGCATTCCAGTTTCATCCAAGAACTGGGGTTGACCttcatatttctttttcaaGTCGGTAGTAGGTTTTTCAGGTGGTGGGGTGTAGCGTCGTTGAACACGATCTTCATCCTCAATTTCCTTTATCTTTGATTTGCGTCCCTTCTTACCCTTCTTGCCAACACGCGAAGTTGTCGACTCCGAGGTGCAGGCCGTACGTAAATCTTGATAATAATCAATAGCTTGTTTCAGTCCGGGTATATCATCTGTTTCATCCTCCCAAGTAGATTTGTCGTACGGCAAATCGCGCCACTTCACCAAATACATGGTGGTACCATCGCGTGCCGTACGATGATTTATAACTCGTTGTACAATTAGCCATTCTGGCTTCACACCGTTACGATAGAAACGCTCTTCTAAATCCTTTTTATAATCCTCATTTTCATCCTCGACTTGTATGCCGCCTTTGGCCTTGTGGCGCTGAATACGTTGAAAACGCGAATCCGCCTCGTCTAgtgattcttcgaattttggcGGCTCTTCCATATCATATTTGCGTTGGTATGAACGTATCATTAGCGGGTGATGGACATCCATTTGCACCTCAGAAACCCATTCGCAATGCCAATAGGACATGTTGTGCCATTTCACAAAGTATTCCCGCATGCGTGTTTTAGCCTTTTTCGACGTTGACGGTTCATTTGATTCAATCCAACGCCaggtaataattttttctgcctTGCCCGAAAGTGGCGGACAGCTACAACGTGGACATTTCCAATCGCCATCTGGTATATTGTCCAAGGGCGGATTGAGACAGAAAGTATGATAAGCTGAGGGACACGAGTCACAACATAGGAGTTCGCCACCGTCCTTGCAGACTCGACAAAATTCTTGATGCTCATCATCGTCTTCCTCTTCAGCCGCTCCACCATCAGCCTCACAATGCGGACATGACCATTTGCCCTCGGGTGCCTCGTCCAATTCCGGTTCCAAGCAAACCAAATGATATGCGCGTGGACATGTATCGCAAAGAATGATTTCGCCACCCTGTTGACAAACTTCACAATAGTCCTGGTGTTCGTGCTCACCCTCCTCACCATCCGGAAAACGACTAGTGGTCttcaacttcttcttcttcttgaactTATTACCAATCTTGGTTTTCGCCTTTTTGCGCACTACTGGTGCGGCGGCGGCAGCATCATCTACAGGTGCTTCAACTTTCTCGGTGAGAGCGGCGGATTCTTTCTCATCGGCACTGTCATCGGATTTCTGTAACATCTTCTCGAATTCTAGATCGGAATCCCGCTCTGAAGCGCCACTAGCATCCTGATCTTCATCGGAACTGCCACGCTTACGTTTACCGAACTTAATCTTTAATGTTGGTACCTTGCCGGACCGACGACCCTTCTTGCTGCTCGAACGACCGCCACGCTTACGGCGGGAACGTGAAATTTCTTTCTCCTCCTCTtcgtcttcttcctcttcttcttcctcataAATATCGTCCGgctaattaaaaagaaaaagatatacaaatatatatttttagcgtAAAATTGGAAACCAAATTATTAGTCGAATTAAAGAACTTAGGCAGAACTACTCTATGcagcatatatttatttatttattaagccaatgaaGATAATTGCTTCATAAAAGGCTAAGTGGATatattttaaggttaataggcattaaaaaaaagaaatacaattaaataatttataattaagattcaaaaatttcaataggtGATCtttttgaaaacgaaaaatctatctcaacaaatttagaaattttattaaactaaattaaggCTCTACTAGTAATAGGAGCTTTTTGAGCgcataaagagattttgagagACCAACATGAAAGAACTCGCGAACTACGCAGAGCTCTGGCCGGAAACTTAAAGAGAATTCTCTCAAGAAGCACCGGACAGTCAACAGCACCACGGACTAAgtcaaaaatgcaaaacaaagatAGGATTATTCTTCTGTTCTGCAATGGTTTTAAGCGAATCAATAAGCATCGCGCTTCATATGTAGGAATAGGATCCGAGAAGCATAAATTACGCAACGCGAAATGTAAGAATACTTTCTGGATTCTAGCAGCATGGCACGTACAATATGGATACCAAATGAATGCGTACTCAAGTTTGGAACGTACAAACGTCGTATACAAAAGCTTCAGCGTATAAAGGTCAGAGAAATCGGAGCTGTGACGCCAACAAAAGCAAGCATGGCGTAAGATTTGGTAATAATATAATTCGAATCGAATATTTCACTCAAGACTTTAGATATGTGATAAGAGTTGTCAATAACAGGGGCACGCTTAGAAAAGGTAATTTGGAAACACTTATTTATGTTTAGCGGTAGACGATTATTGATACACCAGTTACTGGAATTATCTAAATCAATTTGCATTAGTTCAGAATTAAGGGAGCTAGTGATCGTCCAAtaaatcttaacaaaaaaaaaaagcgggCCCAGAATACTACCTTGCGGAACCGCAGAGCAAGCAACGAACGGAAGAGACCTAACATTGTCGACGACAACCAATCAGCAATGGCGATTGTGCAAGTAAGATGAGATCCAACTTAAGAAGACTGAGTGGAAGCCAATGCgggctaattttttttattaatattatataggAAACCCGAACAAAAGCCTTAGAGAAGTCGGCATAACTGATGTCAACCCTGATTGCAAGACAGCGATACAATCGTCCAAAAATAGAGCTAAATTAGACACTGTTGAGCGGCCCGGAAAGAAGCCATGCTGCTCCGGTCGCACCATGTTCTTGACAGCAAAATGCTATTTGTCTTGGATGATGCattcaaaaaccttcgaagtgGCGGAAATCTTTGAAATAGGACTGTAGTTACTaatatcgtttttattaccgCTCTTGAAAATAGGTGAAATGAAAGCTAATTTCCAGGCATCAATAAAAGTATCCGAAGTTAGCGATTTGTTGAAGATTAACAACAGAGGAGGCCATATAGCGCCTCGATGGTTGGAAAATACTTGACTGGCTTTCGCCACTTTATACTTTCTTATCAGGTATACCTACGAACCCGAAATTCCCACATGGATATCGCTTCTCTCGTTCATTTTCAAACTACACCCGGCGCGTGATCTATAACGATCCTCATCAGCTTCAAACACAACCACAATCACCATATTTGAATTCTATAGACTACATATGGAATTAACTGGAACGAAAAATCCGCCAGCACACAATTACCTCAAATTGGGCTCAAATCTCTTCGACAGAAACCTCAAAGTTTGTCAATTCCGTGCCGAAATGTCTGGCGGAAGTTTTGAAATGTAATTGTTTCACTTATGTACCTtgtacgcagactttttctaatAGATTTTACTGATGGAATATTTatctcttttattttcataaaaccgAAAGGTAAATATCCttgaatgaatttaaaataaatttgattttatataaacTATATAAAAGCCTTTTTTTTCAATGGATTATTTTTGTTGGTTCTTTGTACGCAGACTTTTTcaagtgtatgtgtgcatgttttttaattttacatattttccgAATATGGACCAAAGCAAATACGAGTTTCGAAATGTTTAAACTCCCGTGCCAAATGTTTAAactcgcggccgccgtagccgagtggaaTTGTACAAACGTGTAGCATACGGTGGGACCGCGTTGACTTAAAACATCAAATTAAGAAGCTTTTTCTAAAATTGGCATAAAACtggaggtccctccatttttagGATATACTTCGCCGTGCCATacattctgtgacaaattttacaatgcatacggcgagaacaaattcgcagaaaaaaattccgtcattattgcttttgttcgtatgcattttcTACTGATAAATTATACTTAATTTCATGGCAAATTtagcttgttaacaatggagcgGGAGCTAAGGAAAGTGTACCATTAGatttagaatttgtttttatatttacatgattaaataaaattaaattcattaaaaaaagtagtataatttcatatctataacggtcTTCATTTGTAACAGGACTTATGGCCAGACTAAGTACATTAAGACTTAAACCACGAATTGAAGAAACTATGTCGAACAATGAATAAAATAAGTCTTAAATCGTTTagaaccaaaatattttattatttctaaacgCTCtatgtaattttgaaaaagaaattggtttttttttttttttttttaatttgtaccaGTCAACAAAAATATGCGTTTTATATTTGGAGTTGACTAGGAAACAGGCACAACGTTGAGTGCCTGAAGATGATTTTAATATATCgccaaataaatattagtaaTAATTTAGGAgtatggttccatgtgtagaagtccacgcaagtggggaaagttactgatcgccattcacttgggagtggccaggacgattcttctacatatggttcaagcagctcacaaggtccgggattagcccacgtatcctctggttagctttcgaacacccgttcgggagtgagctaacgtgagaaggcgaagcatcccagcaaagctggttgtgcgctgagcttgggacccgccacttaaaaagccccccccaatgaatacagcaacaaagcctcggatgagaacttccaacactgatgacgacccctgcaaacgaaataaggaatacgatttgagggcatgcacctggaatgtccggtcccttaatggggaaggtgcctctgcccggctggttgatgtcctcgtgagagtaaaggctgacatcactgccatccaagagatgtgacggacggggcaaggtaagaaaaacataggaccttgcgacgtctactacagctgccatgtaaaggagcgcaaattcggtgtcggatttgttgtgggagagagacttcgtcgccaagtactgtcgttcactccggtggacgagcgtctcgcaataatccgcatcaaagcgcgattttttaacatcacgctaatttgcgcccacgccccgacggaagagaaggacgatgcgaccaaggattctttctatgagcgcttggaacgttcctatgagcgctgcccccgccacgacataaaaatcgtgcttggcgacttcaacgccagggtgggcaaggagggaatttttggtcccacagtcggaaaattcagcctacacaacgaaacatccgataacggacagaggctgatcgacttcgccggggcccgaaacatggtagtctacagcaccagattccagcataaaaagatacaccaagctacctggctgtctcctgatcgaaaaacgcgaaaccagatcgatcatgttgtgatagatggaagacacgcttctagtgtattagatgtacgtacgatccgaggacccaacatcgactcggatcattaccttgttgcagccaagctgcgcacccgcctctgtgcagcaaaaaacgtacatatacctacgcaaa
This genomic window contains:
- the LOC129243082 gene encoding chromodomain-helicase-DNA-binding protein Mi-2 homolog, which produces MASEDENDDTFQEEEEALDESAQVAELSNDSDAPLKPNNDEDDDYDPDDNRKKKKGKKRKTKKGEEKGRKKKKRKKNDSDDDSDFMQHDEEVDYGTTKRGRKRKEAEKSTSKEKESTSSGMPSVEDVCSAFNVTDVEIDYTETDMQNLTSYKLYTQHVRPILQKENPKIPAPKLMMLVAAKWREFCEVNPNLQSEQARSTGGEEAEEPRSSRSSRNEKPDDIYEEEEEEEDEEEEKEISRSRRKRGGRSSSKKGRRSGKVPTLKIKFGKRKRGSSDEDQDASGASERDSDLEFEKMLQKSDDSADEKESAALTEKVEAPVDDAAAAAPVVRKKAKTKIGNKFKKKKKLKTTSRFPDGEEGEHEHQDYCEVCQQGGEIILCDTCPRAYHLVCLEPELDEAPEGKWSCPHCEADGGAAEEEDDDEHQEFCRVCKDGGELLCCDSCPSAYHTFCLNPPLDNIPDGDWKCPRCSCPPLSGKAEKIITWRWIESNEPSTSKKAKTRMREYFVKWHNMSYWHCEWVSEVQMDVHHPLMIRSYQRKYDMEEPPKFEESLDEADSRFQRIQRHKAKGGIQVEDENEDYKKDLEERFYRNGVKPEWLIVQRVINHRTARDGTTMYLVKWRDLPYDKSTWEDETDDIPGLKQAIDYYQDLRTACTSESTTSRVGKKGKKGRKSKIKEIEDEDRVQRRYTPPPEKPTTDLKKKYEGQPQFLDETGMQLHPYQIEGINWLRYSWGQGIDTILADEMGLGKTIQTVTFLYSLYKEGHCKGPFLVAVPLSTIINWEREFELWAPDFYCITYVGDKDSRAVIRENELSFEEGAIRGGKASRLRTTQFKFNVLLTSYELISMDAACLGSIDWAVLVVDEAHRLKSNQSKFFRILNSYNIAYRMLLTGTPLQNNLEELFHLLNFLSRDKFSDLNAFQNEFADVSKEEQVKRLHEMLGPHMLRRLKADVLKNMPSKSEFIVRVELSAMQKKFYKFILTKNYEALNSKSGGNSCSLINVMMDLKKCCNHPYLFPSAAEEALTTAGGMYEINSLTKAAGKLVLLSKMLKQLKEQGHRVLIFSQMTKMLDILEDFLEGEGYKYERIDGGITGNLRQEAIDRFNAPGAQQFVFLLSTRAGGLGINLATADTVIIYDSDWNPHNDIQAFSRAHRIGQANKVMIYRFVTRNSVEERVTQVAKRKMMLTHLVVRPGMGGKGANFTKQELDDILRFGTEELFKEDGDKEEAIHYDDKAVAELLDRSNRGIEEKESWANEYLSSFKVASYATKEEDEEEETEIIKQEAENSDPAYWVKLLRHHYEQHQEDVSRTLGKGKRVRKQVNYTDGGVVPADTTRDDGNWQDNASEYNSDYSAGSDEDGGDDDFDEQNGAIDGRKAKRRVERRDDRPLPPLLARVGGNIEVLGFNARQRKSFLNAIMRFGMPPQDAFNSQWLVRDLRGKSERNFKAYVSLFMRHLCEPGADNAEAFADGVPREGLSRQHVLTRIGVMSLIRKKVQEFEHINGYYSMPELILKPCEPVRGQIGGLPKLMDGQPAAAGAETEASKATEDKSATTSTSATPATSAAPSPAPASEKGEDKAGVSGGVVNDENKKEKENEMGTTLSGDNEQKPELSNETKDEQKVEVSSSSGDVKFEKSEETDKPGGELGKDVKVETSDGSEVKKEGDNTASTKDTKDSKEDASKTIKEESKPEHKPKEEPTTTIIDDDDDDVMIVKEDGELEKPTTSANTSSGSIGTGSSNAKEQKPKIEESLEVLKRKFMFNIADGGFTELHTLWLNEEKAAVPGREYEIWHRRHDYWLLAGIVTHGYGRWQDIQNDIRFAIINEPFKMDVGKGNFLEIKNKFLARRFKLLEQALVIEEQLRRAAFLNLAQDPNHPAMSLNARFAEVECLAESHQHLSKESLAGNKPANAVLHKVLNQLEELLSDMKSDVSRLPATLARIPPVAQRLQMSERSILSRLAATAGNSSNAAQLMAQFPAGFQGTTLPAFAGGPAGNFAAFRPQFSVPGQLSNTSGSNATNN
- the LOC129241408 gene encoding uncharacterized protein LOC129241408, translating into MSDENENLSNAETQLLLRVRLNMEDEFKSGRRKKNVLWKKVVTEVKNVNPNIRLDSTTAQRKCLNLLVTYKRIKKRNNSSGREATSWRYFEDFGEVYGTRHSMTPPTANY